A window of the Tunturibacter empetritectus genome harbors these coding sequences:
- a CDS encoding metallophosphoesterase family protein, with translation MKTIESKSPFQPHLPDAAGIISWVHLGDLHMTKAGEQNHLDLAEIVNGVNRAFADSLSFVFLPGDVAEDGSRAAYAVVRGELDRLNVPWCAIIGDHDVHEKSFTNFLEAMSERTHYAFTVGSVRFVAMNAFDVPEPGSFAVSGDQLAWVKRELQTATEAEQSSVLLLHCYPSDLKVGGGELKDAVRNFGVRLIDMGHTHYNEIANDGRTLYSATRSTGQIEEGPVGYSVINIDGDVVSWRFVELGKLPVVVITSPSDERLQTNRAESPKENLKVRAKFWGEAEALKATAYLDGHAVPMKRIDNSHVWEANISTPHEGISSLKVSIEDARGEVATDEIRVVIGDLAERQRVERDQDNALEAWPEHGLLGTQLGPNKNGKKW, from the coding sequence ATGAAAACTATTGAATCGAAGAGTCCCTTTCAACCGCACTTACCCGATGCTGCTGGCATTATTAGCTGGGTCCATCTCGGCGACCTGCACATGACGAAAGCCGGCGAGCAAAACCATCTCGATCTGGCAGAGATCGTCAACGGGGTCAATCGAGCGTTTGCCGATTCGTTGAGCTTTGTCTTCCTGCCTGGAGACGTAGCAGAGGACGGCAGCCGTGCCGCCTACGCGGTGGTGCGTGGAGAACTCGATCGCCTCAACGTCCCATGGTGCGCCATCATTGGCGATCACGATGTTCATGAGAAGAGCTTTACGAATTTTCTGGAAGCGATGTCGGAGCGAACGCACTATGCATTCACGGTCGGCTCCGTTCGATTTGTGGCGATGAATGCGTTCGATGTACCGGAGCCCGGATCGTTCGCTGTGAGCGGGGATCAGCTTGCCTGGGTGAAGCGCGAGTTGCAGACTGCGACGGAGGCAGAACAGTCCAGCGTTCTTCTGCTCCACTGCTACCCAAGTGATCTAAAGGTCGGGGGTGGCGAACTCAAGGATGCTGTTCGCAACTTTGGCGTGCGACTCATCGACATGGGTCACACGCACTACAACGAGATTGCCAACGACGGAAGGACGCTTTACTCCGCCACCCGGTCTACCGGACAGATTGAAGAGGGCCCGGTCGGTTACTCTGTAATCAACATCGATGGCGATGTTGTGAGCTGGCGATTTGTTGAGTTGGGGAAGCTGCCAGTCGTGGTGATTACCTCGCCGAGTGATGAACGCTTACAGACAAATAGGGCCGAAAGTCCGAAAGAAAATCTGAAGGTTCGAGCGAAATTCTGGGGCGAGGCTGAGGCCTTGAAAGCAACAGCCTATCTGGACGGGCATGCTGTCCCTATGAAGCGGATCGACAATAGCCACGTCTGGGAGGCAAATATTTCTACTCCCCATGAGGGCATCTCTTCCTTGAAGGTCTCAATCGAGGATGCACGCGGGGAAGTCGCAACCGATGAGATTCGTGTTGTGATCGGAGATCTCGCGGAACGACAGCGCGTGGAACGCGATCAGGATAACGCGCTGGAGGCGTGGCCGGAGCATGGACTGCTTGGCACGCAGCTCGGACCCAATAAGAACGGGAAGAAGTGGTGA
- a CDS encoding arsenic transporter, producing the protein MIPAQIAHVVLPCIVAVSIVLMLIRPRGIPEVWWISGGAFILIALRLIPLKLAGQAVAKGSDVYLFLIGMMLLSELAREQGVFDWVASVAVRGANGSCSRLFLLVYVVGTLVTIFMSNDATAVVLTPAILTAVRKARVSPLPYLFVCALIANAASFVLPISNPANLVVFHTGMPPLGTWLADFGVPSLLSIVVTFVVMRLMFRKELCKTIECEVEDTKLSANGKLVLAGLALMIVVLLTASAMKKDLGLPTCLAALVITAVVSIKSKSNPITLAKEVSWGTLLLVAGLFVMVDAVESQGALDLTQRWLAWASSLGQNVGAMVVGFAVGVANNLVNNLPLGLIAGGTIQAAHATGPIANAVLIGVDLGPNLSVTGSLATILWLLALRKDSGGETGEGNLDVSFWQFLKIGAIAMPVALFAALGGAILMQILVGQR; encoded by the coding sequence ATGATCCCTGCACAAATAGCGCACGTTGTTCTACCTTGTATCGTCGCCGTTAGCATCGTGCTTATGCTGATCCGCCCGCGCGGAATTCCCGAAGTCTGGTGGATATCGGGCGGAGCGTTCATTTTGATCGCGCTCCGCTTGATACCACTCAAGCTGGCCGGGCAAGCTGTTGCGAAAGGTAGCGATGTTTACCTGTTCCTGATCGGCATGATGCTTCTGAGTGAACTGGCGCGGGAACAAGGCGTCTTCGACTGGGTGGCCTCGGTAGCAGTACGCGGCGCAAATGGCAGTTGCTCGCGTCTGTTCCTGCTCGTCTATGTTGTGGGAACTCTCGTGACGATCTTCATGTCGAACGATGCTACTGCGGTCGTACTAACGCCAGCCATTCTGACAGCGGTGCGTAAGGCAAGAGTCTCACCTCTTCCATACTTGTTCGTCTGTGCGTTGATTGCAAATGCCGCGAGCTTTGTGCTGCCCATCTCGAACCCGGCTAATCTGGTGGTCTTTCATACCGGTATGCCGCCTTTAGGGACATGGCTGGCAGACTTCGGTGTCCCATCGCTGCTTTCGATAGTTGTGACGTTTGTCGTCATGCGCCTTATGTTTCGCAAGGAACTCTGCAAGACCATTGAGTGCGAGGTAGAAGATACGAAGCTCAGCGCAAACGGCAAACTTGTTCTCGCTGGTCTCGCGCTGATGATCGTTGTTCTGCTCACCGCCTCTGCCATGAAGAAGGACCTGGGGCTGCCGACCTGCCTTGCGGCGCTGGTGATTACCGCTGTTGTCTCCATCAAATCGAAGAGCAATCCCATCACACTCGCGAAAGAGGTTAGTTGGGGAACACTGCTGCTGGTCGCAGGATTGTTTGTCATGGTCGATGCAGTGGAAAGTCAAGGGGCCTTGGACCTGACGCAACGATGGCTCGCCTGGGCATCAAGTCTCGGCCAGAACGTGGGCGCAATGGTTGTCGGCTTCGCCGTCGGTGTAGCAAACAACCTCGTAAACAACCTGCCGCTGGGGCTTATCGCGGGCGGGACAATCCAAGCTGCCCATGCCACGGGACCGATAGCGAATGCAGTCCTAATTGGGGTAGACCTTGGGCCCAACCTCTCCGTAACCGGGTCATTGGCTACGATCCTTTGGCTACTGGCCCTACGTAAGGATTCTGGTGGTGAGACAGGGGAAGGAAACCTCGATGTCAGCTTCTGGCAGTTCCTGAAGATCGGTGCCATCGCGATGCCGGTAGCGCTCTTCGCCGCCTTGGGAGGAGCGATCTTGATGCAGATCCTCGTTGGACAACGTTAA
- a CDS encoding family 2A encapsulin nanocompartment cargo protein cysteine desulfurase: protein MAGYGSFGFLEGNRNLYFVKPTANLEPTGIEPDVPRNLNLSSYPFDAEAIKRDFPILRERVNGRPLVWLDNAATTQKPQSVIDRLKYFYEHENSNVHRAAHELAARATDAYESAREKVRRFVNASSTREIIFVRGATEGINLIAQSWGRRNIQKDDEIVITWLEHHANIVPWQMLCSEKGAKLRVAPVDDSGQVLLDEYEKLLGPKTRLVSITQVSNALGVITPAEKMIEIAHRYGATVLLDGAQSVSHMRVDVQALDCDFFVFSGHKVFGPTGIGVVYGKPEVLEYMPPWQGGGNMIQDVTFEKTSYQEPPQRFEAGTGNIADAVGLSAAIDYLDRVGMYNISKHEHELLVKATSELACIPGLHIIGTAKEKAGVLSFVLDGFRTEEVGDYLNQNGIAVRSGHHCAQPILRRFGLESTVRASLALYNTNEDIDRLVAAIWNLRLGRTSIS from the coding sequence TTGGCAGGATACGGCTCATTTGGGTTCCTTGAAGGCAACCGCAATCTGTATTTCGTCAAGCCCACTGCCAACCTCGAGCCGACCGGCATAGAGCCGGATGTTCCACGCAATCTGAATCTCTCCTCTTACCCTTTCGACGCAGAGGCCATCAAGCGCGACTTCCCCATTCTTCGCGAACGAGTGAACGGGAGACCCCTGGTGTGGCTCGATAACGCCGCCACAACGCAGAAACCGCAGAGCGTCATTGATCGGCTGAAGTATTTTTACGAACACGAAAACTCCAATGTTCACCGTGCTGCACACGAGCTTGCGGCCCGAGCAACAGATGCTTATGAATCCGCCCGCGAGAAGGTGCGCCGTTTCGTCAACGCATCTTCAACCCGTGAGATCATCTTTGTGCGCGGAGCGACCGAGGGCATCAACCTTATCGCTCAGAGCTGGGGGCGGCGCAATATCCAGAAAGACGACGAGATCGTCATTACATGGCTCGAACACCACGCGAATATCGTCCCGTGGCAGATGCTTTGTTCAGAAAAAGGGGCCAAACTTCGAGTCGCACCCGTGGATGACAGCGGACAGGTTCTGCTCGATGAGTACGAAAAGCTGCTTGGACCAAAGACACGCCTCGTCTCCATCACGCAAGTTTCAAATGCGCTGGGCGTTATCACGCCTGCAGAAAAGATGATTGAGATCGCCCACCGTTATGGCGCGACCGTTCTGCTTGATGGGGCACAATCGGTCTCTCACATGCGTGTGGATGTGCAAGCGCTGGACTGCGACTTCTTCGTATTCTCCGGGCACAAGGTCTTCGGTCCGACCGGTATCGGCGTGGTGTACGGCAAACCCGAAGTTCTCGAATACATGCCGCCCTGGCAAGGTGGTGGAAACATGATTCAGGACGTGACCTTCGAAAAAACCTCCTACCAGGAACCGCCACAGCGTTTCGAGGCAGGCACCGGAAACATCGCCGACGCCGTCGGGCTAAGTGCAGCTATCGACTACCTAGATAGGGTAGGCATGTACAACATCTCGAAACATGAGCATGAACTGCTCGTGAAAGCTACGAGCGAACTTGCTTGTATCCCCGGACTGCATATCATCGGAACAGCGAAAGAAAAAGCCGGTGTGTTGTCGTTTGTGCTCGATGGCTTCCGCACCGAGGAAGTCGGTGATTACCTCAACCAGAACGGCATCGCTGTCCGCTCAGGTCATCATTGCGCACAACCCATTCTGCGTCGCTTCGGGCTGGAGAGTACGGTTCGTGCCTCGCTGGCCTTGTACAACACTAATGAAGACATCGACAGGCTTGTGGCAGCAATTTGGAATTTACGTCTAGGACGAACGTCGATCTCCTGA
- a CDS encoding DMT family transporter, with translation MNAGWIIPFIIFGGALQSCGAAMNGQLNKHVVNPWLASAISFALITFFFAGASLIHPHPLPTQNDLAEMPWWAVVGGLVGAVQVYAGLTLVNKVGAGPFVGFTVTAALITSLLIDHFGWFRMQPHPLNVGRIIGGVLLVGGISLIAKF, from the coding sequence ATGAATGCCGGATGGATTATCCCTTTCATCATCTTTGGAGGCGCGTTACAGAGTTGCGGCGCAGCCATGAACGGTCAACTTAACAAGCATGTCGTGAACCCATGGCTGGCTTCGGCCATCTCGTTTGCGCTAATTACCTTCTTTTTCGCGGGAGCCTCGCTGATTCATCCGCACCCGCTGCCCACTCAGAATGACTTGGCCGAAATGCCTTGGTGGGCAGTCGTCGGCGGTTTGGTCGGAGCGGTACAAGTTTATGCTGGCCTTACGTTGGTCAACAAAGTGGGGGCGGGGCCATTCGTCGGCTTTACCGTAACAGCTGCACTCATCACCTCACTGCTGATCGATCACTTTGGGTGGTTCAGAATGCAGCCACATCCTTTGAACGTGGGTCGCATCATCGGTGGCGTGCTGTTGGTTGGCGGAATCAGCCTCATCGCCAAGTTCTGA